The sequence AGTCCATCGCCACGGCGACTGGTAAAGACAATCCAGTGCGAGTTTACATTCCAGTTGTGATAGCTGTCGGCCTTCTCGCTGTTTATCTCCTTCAACTCGCGCGCTTCACCCGTTTGCAAGTTCAGCAGCCACTGGTTACTCTCCTGGTGCCAGATTGAGAAGTAGCCGTAATCCATCAGCGTAAACAGGATGTACTTGCCATCGTACGACGGACGGGGCCAAGTCAGACTCTTACCCATCGCCACCGCATTAAAGATGGTATCCACCTTCTCGCCGTATTTACCTGTAGCGGGGTCGAATGCAATCTTACACAGGTTGTACTTCTCGTCCTTATAATGCATAGGGTACTCCTGCTGCTTGCAAGTCATGTAATACAAGGTTTTACCATCAGGCGAGAATACAGGTGAGTTCTCACTCCAATCGGGTGTCGATAGCAGCGAGTCCTTAATAATCTCATGAGTAGCGGGATTATACACAAATACATCGCTCGACAAGTCGAACACCTCAATACGTTCATGAGCAACCATATGGAATCCCTGACGCGTCTGGTTAGTAGAGAAAGCACAGTATTTGCCACTGGGGTGCCAGTAAGGATACACCATCGAACCACCTAACTGCTCGTTGCTGGCCTTCAGCCATTCACGCTGACCATCTATCTGGAACATGGTTGCACCATGATCGCCACGAACATGAAACACAAATTTGGATGGATCTGTTTGGCGCGCCGAATGACAGTTCACACACATACCAGGCACCTGAGTATTCTCGATAATGGGATACTCATCGAATGTAGCCAGGTCGCGCTGATAGAGTCCCATCTTACTGAACACCTCGTAGCCTGGGGCTATACGACGATAAGTCAGTCCCCATTCATCAAGTGCATAGGTACTTACGTTTACCGTAAAGTTGTTATACTGCTGCCACTGACCGTCCTTTCTGGTACAAACTGTAAACGTCAGTTGTCCGCCTTTGTTCTGCTGGGTCAGCTCATGCCAGTCGGCAATATCAAAGTCGGCATAATCGCCCTGCACGCGCAGCTCGCCCCCCTTACTGCCTTTTACCACCACATCCACACAGTCGGCATCAGGACAATCAAAATTCAGGGGCGCCATCTCTGCAGGAATGGTGACACCGATATAATCAGGGTAGATATTGGGCAGTTGATCAACCTTCGATACATTCTCAGGAGTTGAGTTACAACTGGTCATCAGCCAACACCCAACACTAATCACCCAACACCAAATAGTATTCTTCTTCATTTTCCAACCATTAAATAATACCAAAGTGTATTCTTGAACTTAGCCAACTCAGGGGCCTGCTGATTGGCAGAATAGATACTTGCGAACTCATTCATTTGCTGCAGCATAAACTGACTCAAGATGCCCTGTGGCGGCTGTTGCCTCTTCTGCATAAAGGCCAAGGCAATACCCTCCTGAATATGGCGGGGATTATACTGTACTCTACTCTGGACTACAG is a genomic window of Xylanibacter ruminicola 23 containing:
- a CDS encoding TolB family protein, with translation MKKNTIWCWVISVGCWLMTSCNSTPENVSKVDQLPNIYPDYIGVTIPAEMAPLNFDCPDADCVDVVVKGSKGGELRVQGDYADFDIADWHELTQQNKGGQLTFTVCTRKDGQWQQYNNFTVNVSTYALDEWGLTYRRIAPGYEVFSKMGLYQRDLATFDEYPIIENTQVPGMCVNCHSARQTDPSKFVFHVRGDHGATMFQIDGQREWLKASNEQLGGSMVYPYWHPSGKYCAFSTNQTRQGFHMVAHERIEVFDLSSDVFVYNPATHEIIKDSLLSTPDWSENSPVFSPDGKTLYYMTCKQQEYPMHYKDEKYNLCKIAFDPATGKYGEKVDTIFNAVAMGKSLTWPRPSYDGKYILFTLMDYGYFSIWHQESNQWLLNLQTGEARELKEINSEKADSYHNWNVNSHWIVFTSRRGDGLYSHLYLACVDDKGHFSKPFLLPQRHPKEYYEESIFSFNVPDFTKTKVVFDAYNAGREIASDQRVETKVK